A single region of the Euryarchaeota archaeon genome encodes:
- a CDS encoding sodium:calcium antiporter yields MAVFTDVVFWLGISAVGLLLLNEGAKFITDYATLFSKKTGQSMFIVGMFLVSGLSVLPEILVSLLALRDGNNDLAMANALVSNIVTISFLVGVSAVLSPLRVSREVILRDAVFLLTFTFIATALLLDGDLTRFDGIVLLVMFVPYVVNLLTARQTVPAEELRLTLRDIEVELKVMGRLFDRRITLRVGPQWFVVGLALAFIGAEVVIRGGVTTATLLGISPWFIGATLFAIGTSLPDMAAVYHSTTRGHADMALGLGIGANIFSIILNLGLMGVVYPSSYDLTRLVPALAFMVLSTILLVWFMITGAKVSRREGTVLVSLFFVYLVVDYVYSTYFPHFF; encoded by the coding sequence GTGGCCGTCTTCACGGACGTCGTCTTCTGGCTCGGCATTTCGGCCGTGGGCCTCTTGCTTCTCAATGAGGGCGCCAAATTCATCACGGATTACGCGACGCTCTTCTCGAAGAAGACCGGGCAATCCATGTTCATCGTCGGGATGTTCCTAGTCTCTGGCTTGTCCGTTCTTCCAGAGATCCTTGTCTCCCTCTTGGCCCTGCGGGACGGAAACAACGATTTGGCGATGGCAAACGCCTTGGTGAGCAACATAGTGACCATCAGTTTCCTCGTGGGCGTTTCGGCGGTGTTGTCGCCCTTGCGTGTGAGTCGCGAGGTGATCTTGCGCGACGCCGTTTTCCTTCTCACATTCACCTTCATCGCGACGGCGTTGCTACTAGACGGCGATCTGACCAGGTTCGACGGCATAGTTCTCCTTGTGATGTTCGTTCCATACGTGGTCAACCTGCTCACCGCCAGGCAGACGGTGCCAGCGGAGGAACTGCGGTTGACGCTTCGCGATATCGAAGTGGAGTTGAAGGTGATGGGCAGGCTCTTTGACCGCCGCATAACGCTACGGGTCGGGCCCCAGTGGTTCGTCGTTGGCCTGGCACTCGCGTTCATAGGCGCGGAGGTCGTGATCCGTGGAGGAGTCACGACCGCGACCCTCCTCGGGATTTCGCCATGGTTCATCGGCGCGACCCTCTTCGCGATCGGTACGAGCCTTCCCGACATGGCCGCCGTGTACCATTCGACCACGCGCGGCCACGCTGACATGGCGCTGGGTCTCGGAATCGGGGCGAACATCTTCAGCATCATCCTCAACCTCGGCCTCATGGGAGTGGTGTATCCGTCGAGTTACGACCTCACGCGGCTCGTGCCGGCGCTGGCATTCATGGTGCTTTCGACGATCCTTCTCGTCTGGTTCATGATAACGGGCGCGAAGGTGTCGAGGCGGGAGGGTACTGTGCTCGTTTCCCTCTTCTTCGTCTACCTCGTCGTCGATTACGTGTATTCAACCTATTTTCCCCACTTCTTTTAA
- a CDS encoding TraB/GumN family protein, which yields MGTIDEQALSRTGDDARRPSITIIGTGHVFDLKDRLTYEISIRQPHLVALELDQRRFEALTSKKDEVSKRDAPLTYRLLADFQERLAKGFGTTVGGEMVAAAETAKTIGAAVALIDADAQVVFQRLWKSMGFMERMRLFFSIFAGIFTTRKQVESQVEQLEDDAEGVIEEVGKEFPTVKRVLIDDRNRHMAHALRKLSMEYERIVAVVGDGHVAGLKAELEREGLTADVVRLKQLRRPAGGTVTVSYSVGAKNWEK from the coding sequence ATGGGAACGATAGACGAGCAAGCGCTTTCAAGGACCGGTGACGACGCCCGACGACCGTCAATCACGATAATCGGCACGGGCCACGTCTTCGATCTCAAGGACCGGCTCACCTACGAGATCAGCATCCGACAGCCGCACCTCGTGGCTCTCGAACTCGACCAGCGTCGTTTCGAAGCGCTCACCTCGAAGAAGGACGAGGTATCGAAGCGCGACGCACCCCTCACGTACCGCCTGCTGGCGGACTTCCAGGAGAGGCTCGCGAAGGGGTTCGGAACGACCGTCGGGGGCGAGATGGTCGCCGCCGCCGAGACCGCGAAAACGATCGGCGCGGCCGTCGCGCTCATCGACGCCGATGCGCAGGTCGTGTTCCAACGCTTGTGGAAGTCGATGGGTTTCATGGAACGCATGCGCCTCTTCTTCTCTATCTTCGCCGGGATATTCACGACGCGAAAACAGGTGGAATCGCAAGTAGAACAACTGGAAGACGATGCCGAGGGTGTCATCGAAGAGGTGGGGAAGGAGTTCCCGACGGTGAAGCGCGTCCTCATCGACGACAGGAACCGTCACATGGCCCACGCGCTACGGAAGCTCTCGATGGAGTACGAACGCATAGTCGCCGTGGTGGGCGACGGCCACGTCGCGGGCCTCAAGGCGGAACTCGAACGCGAGGGATTGACGGCGGACGTGGTGAGGCTTAAGCAGTTGAGACGGCCCGCGGGAGGGACGGTGACGGTGAGCTATTCCGTTGGCGCGAAGAATTGGGAGAAATGA
- a CDS encoding radical SAM protein, which translates to MRILVFDGYVDEPACLGVPPYLSPHARYVNGVAKELGHDCDYITIDEWRQRSPRRELIDKADLMVMVSGAMVPGKYLRATPMSYREATDVASHFRGDVILAGASALYGFGRGGGKETVGKEVLKSVFTHVARLDADALLYDLLDSGHATQRRRTHEEWRRWSILGAPIARQAPDYPNPLIAEIDTYKGCVRYISGGCSFCMEPKEGKPLFRPIIDVIDECGALHDAGVVNLRIGGQACFFSYHSEGVGKTQTPKLNPGAIRELLAGIRERCPRLQVLCIDNVDPAIMAAHPKEAFEIAKVVGEYCTAGNIAAFGLETADPAVKEANNLNASVEEVMTAIRILNEASGERGANGMPKFLPGINFLAGLAGETPKTFELNLGFLKSLMKDGLVVRRINIRKVLTFTGEADTHDREYHAFKARVRDEIDHEMLKRVVPVGTVLKDVFMEVRDGGYTFGRQIGTYPLLVGLEYPVELNRFTDILVTDHGQRSITGISIPVAVNKASIRELSALPGVGKKRATRLVVKRPFGSLQEMYSALDEPEALRPVERYLSLD; encoded by the coding sequence ATGCGGATCCTGGTGTTTGACGGTTATGTCGATGAACCCGCCTGCCTAGGGGTCCCGCCGTACCTCTCTCCACACGCCCGTTACGTGAACGGCGTCGCCAAGGAGCTCGGCCACGATTGCGATTACATCACCATCGACGAATGGCGGCAGCGTAGCCCACGCCGGGAACTCATCGACAAGGCCGACCTCATGGTGATGGTCTCTGGCGCCATGGTGCCGGGGAAGTACCTTCGCGCGACGCCGATGTCGTACCGGGAAGCGACCGACGTTGCTTCGCACTTCCGGGGCGACGTCATCCTCGCCGGCGCGTCGGCGCTTTACGGTTTCGGCCGCGGGGGCGGGAAAGAGACCGTCGGCAAGGAGGTGTTGAAGAGCGTCTTCACCCACGTCGCCCGGTTGGACGCGGACGCGCTACTCTACGATCTTTTGGACTCCGGCCACGCGACGCAACGACGCCGGACGCACGAAGAATGGCGGCGATGGTCGATACTCGGCGCTCCCATCGCAAGGCAGGCGCCCGACTATCCGAACCCGCTCATCGCCGAGATAGACACCTACAAGGGTTGCGTCCGTTACATCAGCGGCGGCTGCTCTTTTTGCATGGAACCGAAGGAAGGCAAGCCCCTCTTTCGCCCGATAATCGACGTCATCGACGAATGCGGGGCGCTCCATGATGCCGGTGTCGTGAACCTGCGCATCGGCGGCCAAGCATGTTTCTTCTCGTATCACTCCGAAGGCGTCGGAAAGACGCAGACGCCGAAGTTGAACCCCGGCGCAATCAGGGAACTCCTCGCTGGCATCCGTGAGCGTTGCCCACGTCTCCAAGTCCTCTGCATCGACAACGTGGACCCCGCCATCATGGCCGCGCATCCGAAGGAGGCGTTCGAGATAGCGAAGGTCGTAGGCGAGTATTGCACCGCCGGGAACATCGCGGCCTTCGGCCTTGAGACCGCGGACCCGGCCGTGAAGGAAGCGAACAATCTGAACGCCAGCGTCGAGGAAGTGATGACCGCCATCCGTATCCTCAACGAGGCCTCGGGAGAGCGTGGTGCCAACGGTATGCCGAAGTTCCTCCCCGGCATCAATTTCCTTGCCGGGCTTGCCGGCGAGACGCCGAAGACCTTCGAATTGAACCTTGGTTTCCTGAAGTCCCTCATGAAAGACGGACTCGTCGTGCGCCGCATCAACATCCGCAAGGTCTTGACGTTCACCGGCGAAGCGGACACGCACGACCGCGAGTACCATGCCTTCAAGGCCCGTGTCCGCGATGAGATCGACCACGAGATGTTGAAGCGCGTCGTCCCGGTCGGGACCGTGCTCAAGGACGTCTTCATGGAGGTGCGCGACGGCGGGTACACGTTCGGCCGGCAGATCGGCACCTATCCACTCCTCGTCGGTCTCGAATACCCCGTCGAGTTGAACCGGTTCACGGACATATTGGTGACCGACCACGGACAGCGGTCCATAACGGGCATCTCGATCCCCGTCGCCGTGAACAAGGCGTCCATACGCGAATTGTCGGCGCTTCCCGGGGTCGGTAAGAAACGCGCGACGCGTCTCGTGGTGAAGCGCCCGTTCGGCTCGCTCCAGGAGATGTACTCGGCGCTCGACGAACCGGAAGCGCTTCGACCCGTGGAGAGATACTTGAGCCTCGATTAG